The Pongo abelii isolate AG06213 chromosome 21, NHGRI_mPonAbe1-v2.0_pri, whole genome shotgun sequence genome has a window encoding:
- the NAA20 gene encoding N-alpha-acetyltransferase 20: MTTLRAFTCDDLFRFNNINLDPLTETYGIPFYLQYLAHWPEYFIVAEAPGGELMGYIMGKAEGSVAREEWHGHVTALSVAPEFRRLGLAAKLMELLEEISERKGGFFVDLFVRVSNQVAVNMYKQLGYSVYRTVIEYYSASNGEPDEDAYDMRKALSRDTEKKSIIPLPHPVRPEDIE, from the exons ATGACCACGCTACGGGCCTTCACCTGCGACGACCTGTTCCGCTTCAACAACAT TAACTTGGATCCGCTTACAGAAACT TATGGGATTCCTTTCTACCTACAGTACCTTGCCCACTGGCCAGAGTATTTCATTGTTGCAGAGGCACCTGGTGGAGAATTAATGGGTTATA tTATGGGTAAAGCAGAAGGCTCAGTAGCTAGGGAAGAATGGCACGGGCACGTCACAGCTCTGTCTGTTGCCCCAGAATTTCGACGCCTTGGTTTGGCTGCTAAACTTATGGAGTTACTAGAGGAGATTTCAGAAAG aaagggtgGATTTTTTGTCGATCTCTTTGTAAGAGTATCTAACCAAGTTGCAGTTAACATGTACAAGCAGTTGGGCTACAGTGTATATAGGACGGTCATAGAGTACTATTCGGCCAGCAACGGGGAGCCTGATGAGGACGCTTATG ATATGAGGAAAGCACTTTCCAGGGATACTGAGAAGAAATCCATCATACCATTACCTCATCCTGTGAGGCCTGAAGACATTGAATAA